Proteins co-encoded in one Alphaproteobacteria bacterium genomic window:
- a CDS encoding C4-dicarboxylate ABC transporter permease yields MGDYLGLLMFPAVLALLFMGVHVAIALMGVGFVFGLITFDTAVIHQFIQKIDSVASNFVL; encoded by the coding sequence ATGGGTGATTATCTTGGCCTGTTGATGTTTCCGGCCGTGCTGGCGCTGCTCTTCATGGGCGTCCACGTGGCCATCGCCCTGATGGGTGTGGGCTTTGTCTTTGGCCTCATCACCTTCGATACGGCGGTGATTCATCAATTCATACAGAAGATCGACTCCGTGGCGTCAAACTTCGTGCTG